The genomic region AGCGCGCAAGCCGAGGCCGGAGCTGTCCACCGCGGAGTGCAAGCGCGTCATCGATTCGATGGCACAAACCGGTGCGGTGATGATCGGCTGGACGGGCGGCGAGCCGCTTCTGCGCGAGGATCTCGAAGAGCTGACCGAGCATGCCGGTGCGCTTGGAATCAAAGCCAACATCACGACCAACGGCGTCTTGCTGGATGAGGCACGCGCCGCAAGACTGGCGGAAGCGGGAATCCGGGCAGTCCAGGTCAGCCTCGACGGATCAACAGCGGAGCGCAACCGACGCATGCGCGCAACCAGTGACGAGGAATTTGACCGCATTATCAACGCGATCCGTATCTGCAAACGCCAGAATCTGCGGGTGCATCTGGCAACGTTGATCGGTCGCGAAACGCTCGATGACGCGGACAACATGATCGCCCTGGCCAAGCGCGAGGGTGTCGACGCCATTCGCTTTTGTGGCTTCGCACCGGTGGGACGCGGTAAGGGGAAGGGAGTTCGGCGTCGATTGGAATTCACCGATGACGGACGCGACCTATTTGCATTCATTCAGCGAGCGCAGGACGATAGTACCCTGGTGATGTCGTTTGACGTCAGCTTTGGGCCGGTTCCACCGGAATATGGTTTTCACAAATGTATCGCCGGTGTCGAAACCTGTTACGTCAAGGGTAACGGCGATGTGTTTCCCTGCACCGCGCTCCTTGATCCGGTGTTCCGGATTGGGAATTTGCGCGACGAGTCGTTCGAGCAGATCTGGCAGAATCCGCGGATGGCGGCGGTAGCACGATTCTCGAGCGAGGAAATCACAGGGCCGTGTCGCGACTGCGACAACTTCAGCAACTGCCACGGCGGCTGTCGCGGTAGCGCCTGGACACAATGCGGCGATGTGCACGGATCGACACTTCAATGCCTGTACCGGTACGCCGCGTGTGCCGCGCAACGTACCAGTGCATAGGGATTCAGAACAAGATCGGGGCACTTCCTATCAACACGGATCACAGGGGGCCGGGCCGCCGGCGAAAACGTAGTTGATCAGGTAGACGGCATCAGCGATCGTGACCTGCGTGTCGCAATTGGCGTCGCCGGAGATCAGCGGCGTTGGAGCTGCGCCGCCGCCAAAGATGTAGGCCACCACAGAGACCGCATCGCTGATATTCGTGATGCTGTTGCCGTCGGCGTCGCCCGGGATGAACGTGCAGGCGGTGAACGACCAGACATTCGACCACGGATTGTCGGGACAGGCCGAGACGCCGCGCACGCGCCAGTGATACACGGTTTCCCCGGAGAGACCGGCGGCACTGTAGCTGTTGCTGGACACGGTTACATCAATGTCCGGTGTCGCGAAACTGGTGTCTTTATCAACCTGAACGACGTACGTCGTGGCTGGATCGAGCAAATCCCAGGAGAGCGCTATGGGAACACGCTGGCGGCTGGCGTCGGTTGGCGCCGCCTGCACCGGCGCCAGCACGCGCGCCGGAACTTGTCCGATCCAGGTGCGCCACTCGCTGGACGAAACAGCATTGTACTCATTCACAACCCACACCCGATTCGGATCGACTGGATCGCCGGCCACGGCGGAATAGTCGCCCCAGCGAACCGGCGTCCCGCCGCCACGTGGACCGTCGCCGGCCTTGATCAGCCGTCCGATGGTGCCGGGCACAAGATCTTCAGCGCACCACACGCCGATGTATTCCTCCGCGGACGAGCGATTATAGCCCAGGAAGATTCGCTTGTCGGGATCGACATAGAGATGCGGGAAAAAGTAATGCTTCAGATCGGAGCCATACGTGATGTCGGTGGTAGCGGCCGCCGTGGCAGTATCGACGCCGAAAACGCGCGCCGCTGCGACCGCACCGCCGCCCCAGTTGAAGGACTGATCGAAAGCGGTGTACACCGTACCGTTGCGATAAACGACATCCTGGGTCATCGACCCCAGCAAGCCGATGTCGTTGCCGCCCTTCTGCTGGGCATTCGGTGGCGGTGGATACGCGGGCACGTTCACGCGCGGCAAGAGGTTCAGACTTGGCGATGTAAGTGGATCGACGACCTTCCAGACCGTCGTGTAGCTGCCGCCATACCAAATATTGCTCAAGAGGAACTCACCATCGGCGTCGCTGAGTGTGACCGCCGGTTTGACGGTGAAAGCGGTCGAAAGATCATGATAGCGCAAATCCCACAAGTCGGAGTAACTCACCGGCCCGCCGGAATAGAGCTGCGCCTTGGGCAGAATTCGCACTTTGGTATAGAGGTAGTCGCCGGAGAAGGTCCACATGTTCGACGTCAGATAGACGGCCTCGTCGTAGTCGAAGCCGAGGCCGGGATAATCGGCCCAAGTATTGGCCGGAGTTGCGCCGTTGAGAGTAGCATCGAAGTTGTAGCTGTACCAGCTGCCCATCGCATCGGCAGTTTGAGACACCGACACCAGGAATGACGCCTTCGAGACATCGTCGGTGCAAAGATAGAGAATGACAAAACGCTGCGCTACGGGGTCGAAGACAACCTTGGGATCGTAGATGAACCCCGACGGCGGTGCCGGCACGGTCGAGCCGAACCAGAATCCGGCAGTAGACTGCAGGAGCTTGACGCCGGTGTTCTTGTCGAAGATCGCGATCGAAGAGTTAACGACCTCGATAACGTGATTCGGTCCCGCGGCCAGACACGGGTCGGGCGGATCCCAGCCGGTAGCGCCGATGCCGGCAAAACTCTTGCAGGGAGCATAGCCGGCGACATCGCGCTGGGCCGCAGTGCCACTGCGGTCGAGATAATGGCGCGGATTCGTCGGGTCATAAATCTCAACACCGCGCGTCCACTCCGGCTTGGGGATCGGGTTCTTGTGAATCTTGCGTTTCGGCTTGTTGGATGCAATCGGATGCGGAACAGCGTTGATCTGTTGCGGCGAGGTGATGGTCGGCATGACGGCGACGGCCGACCGGGCGTGCTCGAAACTCGCAGCGGAATTGGCAGCAAACAGCGGGACGCTGAAGCCGACAGTGATCAGGCAAGTCATGAAGAATCTAAACATCGTGGTACCTGGCGTAAAAAAGGTGCAGACGGATGCGACTGGTCATTGCCTCTGTATCGGCAGATTGGGCCAGAATCAAGTTAGCATTACAATATAACGCCAAGTCGCTCCGAAACAACGGCATTCGTGAGGGCAATCTTGATCGAGCCGAGGTGGACTACACTTTTAATCTACGATCGAAATGATCCAAATTGATTGTTGTCAGTGGCGAAAATGTCGGCAACAAATTCGTTCGACCGGGAACGCCTGCGTTGATTCGCGGTTGAAAAGAATGACAACTGTGAATGACATCGAGCTCAGATACGGGCTGCAGGATCCGGCAGCCCGTTCTGTTTTTTTGCCCATCAAGTCACGGCTACGGCACCGCCGCGCATGGGGCAGCCCCGCCGGCAAAGATGTAATTAACCAGATACACCGCATCAGTAACGGTTGCTGTACCGTCCGCATTGACATCCGGGCGCGCACCGGCCGGCAGCGCCCAGCCTGCAAACAAGTGATTTATGAGCGCAACAACGTCTGAGATCGTGATCAATCGATCGACGTTGACATCGCCGCAGGTTGCGGTTTGTGCAAAGAGCAGCTCATCCTGATCAAGCAACAATAGCCCGCCGTCATGAAACGCCGCGCCCAATGTGTGCAGATTGTCGAATTGCCCGCCGAATCGCGGCTGCGTCGGGACCTGAACCTGAATCGCGATGGCGCCATGCTCCCAGTCGGCAACAACCACCCAGGGCCAGCTGATGTCGAGGCTT from Candidatus Zixiibacteriota bacterium harbors:
- a CDS encoding radical SAM protein, producing the protein MTEPQQRRPQIIGWEITSYCNLKCPHCYSAAARKPRPELSTAECKRVIDSMAQTGAVMIGWTGGEPLLREDLEELTEHAGALGIKANITTNGVLLDEARAARLAEAGIRAVQVSLDGSTAERNRRMRATSDEEFDRIINAIRICKRQNLRVHLATLIGRETLDDADNMIALAKREGVDAIRFCGFAPVGRGKGKGVRRRLEFTDDGRDLFAFIQRAQDDSTLVMSFDVSFGPVPPEYGFHKCIAGVETCYVKGNGDVFPCTALLDPVFRIGNLRDESFEQIWQNPRMAAVARFSSEEITGPCRDCDNFSNCHGGCRGSAWTQCGDVHGSTLQCLYRYAACAAQRTSA